A window of Candidatus Palauibacter soopunensis contains these coding sequences:
- a CDS encoding pitrilysin family protein, with amino-acid sequence MRKTGRFAAVAGFVSVLAVPGTVEAQLPAGVTEVASVEGITEYHLDNGLRFLLFPDQSNQRITVNITYLVGSRHEGYGETGMAHLLEHLVFKGTPNHPDIPKELDEHGAFPNGTTWFDRTNYFETFPATNENLEWALDLEADRMVNSFIAQEDLDSEMTVVRNEWEAGENSPRGVLQKRVLSAAYDWHNYGNSTIGARADIENVPIDRLQAFYRKYYQPDNAVLVVAGRFDPERALELVAEKFGPLPRPDRTGANQLFNTYTAEPAQDGERTVTLRRVGDVQFAMAAYHMPPGSHEHFAAVDVMTHILTARPAGRLYQALVEPGLAANAFAGNFQLREPGILFAGTEVREGDSLDEAADVMLATIQALVDEPPTEEEVDRAKTDFLSGIELSFNNPQGIALQLSEWASMGDWRLFFLHRDRLERVTPDAVHQVAQAYLKPSNRTIGYFYPTDETPARAEIPAPPDVGALVASYTGREAVAEGEAFDPTIENIEARTERFELPNGLKVALLAKENRGDAVSVRLVLRHGTENALMGKATAASLAGSMLMRGTESRSRQEISDELDRLKAQGFVNGGATTASGSFTTVRENLPAVLRLGAEILQQPAFDPTEFELLREERLAGIESQMSEPQALVLQAFQRHFADYPADHPRYAPTFEEQIERLEAATVDEVRAFWEGFYGAQGGTVSVIGDFDGEEIRALIAELFGDWTASEAYARVPVQYREIEPLTLDIETPDKANAMMFAGLAVQMRDDHPDYPALLLGNHILGGGMNSRLFSRIRGEEGLSYGVSSNYGAPPIDDAAQFLAFAIFAPENADRVVASFEDVLETTLADGFSPEEFETAKRGYLDQQQNGRANDAVIANMLSNSLFLDRPLFFTAEQETAIEALTAGDVVAAMRRHIDPAKLTIIRGGDFANKLVP; translated from the coding sequence ATGAGAAAGACAGGCAGGTTTGCGGCGGTGGCGGGGTTCGTGTCCGTGCTGGCCGTACCCGGTACGGTAGAGGCCCAGCTTCCCGCAGGCGTCACAGAGGTCGCCAGCGTCGAAGGGATTACGGAGTACCACCTCGATAACGGGCTGCGCTTCCTGCTCTTCCCCGACCAGAGCAACCAGCGCATCACAGTGAACATCACCTACCTCGTCGGTTCGAGACACGAAGGGTACGGTGAAACGGGCATGGCCCATCTCCTGGAGCACCTGGTGTTCAAGGGGACCCCGAACCACCCGGACATCCCGAAGGAACTGGACGAGCACGGCGCCTTCCCGAACGGCACGACGTGGTTCGACCGCACGAACTACTTCGAGACGTTCCCGGCCACGAACGAGAACCTCGAGTGGGCGCTCGATCTGGAGGCCGACCGCATGGTGAACTCGTTCATCGCCCAGGAGGATCTCGATTCCGAGATGACGGTCGTCCGGAACGAGTGGGAGGCAGGCGAGAACAGCCCGCGCGGCGTACTCCAGAAGCGGGTCCTGTCCGCCGCCTACGACTGGCACAACTACGGGAACTCCACGATCGGCGCGCGCGCGGATATCGAGAACGTGCCCATCGACCGGCTGCAGGCCTTCTACCGGAAGTACTACCAGCCGGACAATGCGGTCCTCGTCGTCGCCGGACGCTTCGATCCGGAGCGGGCGCTCGAACTCGTGGCCGAGAAGTTCGGCCCCCTCCCGCGGCCGGATCGCACGGGGGCGAACCAGCTGTTCAATACGTACACCGCCGAGCCCGCCCAGGACGGCGAGCGGACCGTCACGCTGCGGCGCGTGGGCGATGTCCAGTTCGCGATGGCGGCCTATCACATGCCGCCCGGTTCTCACGAGCACTTCGCCGCGGTCGACGTGATGACGCACATCCTTACCGCGCGTCCCGCAGGGCGCCTCTACCAGGCGCTCGTCGAGCCGGGTTTGGCCGCCAACGCGTTCGCCGGCAATTTCCAGTTGCGCGAGCCGGGCATCCTGTTCGCCGGTACGGAGGTGCGCGAGGGTGACTCGCTCGACGAAGCCGCCGACGTCATGCTCGCCACGATTCAGGCGCTCGTCGACGAACCTCCCACCGAGGAGGAAGTCGACCGGGCGAAGACGGACTTTCTCTCGGGCATCGAGCTCTCGTTCAACAACCCCCAGGGGATAGCCCTGCAGCTCAGCGAATGGGCGTCGATGGGCGACTGGCGTCTCTTCTTCCTGCACCGCGACCGCCTGGAACGGGTGACGCCTGACGCGGTTCACCAGGTCGCGCAAGCCTATCTGAAGCCTTCGAATCGGACGATCGGCTACTTCTACCCGACGGATGAGACGCCGGCTCGAGCCGAGATTCCCGCGCCGCCGGACGTCGGTGCGCTCGTTGCCTCGTACACGGGGCGCGAGGCGGTGGCCGAGGGCGAGGCGTTCGATCCCACGATCGAGAACATCGAGGCTCGGACGGAGCGGTTCGAACTGCCCAACGGCCTCAAGGTCGCCCTTCTCGCGAAGGAAAACCGCGGCGACGCAGTGAGCGTGCGCCTGGTACTGCGGCATGGCACGGAAAACGCCCTCATGGGGAAAGCCACGGCCGCCTCGCTCGCCGGCTCCATGCTGATGCGCGGGACGGAGAGCCGCTCCCGCCAGGAGATCTCCGACGAACTCGATCGCCTGAAGGCCCAGGGCTTCGTCAACGGGGGTGCCACTACGGCGAGCGGATCATTCACCACCGTGCGGGAGAATCTTCCGGCCGTCCTCCGGCTCGGCGCCGAGATCCTCCAGCAGCCGGCCTTCGATCCGACAGAGTTCGAACTGCTGCGCGAGGAGCGTCTGGCCGGCATCGAGTCGCAGATGTCGGAGCCGCAGGCCCTCGTGCTGCAGGCGTTTCAGCGCCACTTCGCCGACTACCCGGCGGATCATCCCCGCTACGCGCCGACCTTCGAGGAGCAGATCGAGCGCCTCGAGGCCGCGACGGTGGACGAGGTGCGCGCCTTCTGGGAGGGTTTCTACGGGGCGCAGGGAGGCACCGTGTCCGTGATTGGCGATTTCGACGGTGAGGAGATCCGCGCGCTGATCGCGGAACTGTTCGGCGACTGGACCGCGAGCGAAGCCTACGCCCGCGTGCCGGTCCAGTACCGTGAAATCGAGCCGCTGACCCTCGATATCGAGACGCCGGACAAGGCGAACGCCATGATGTTCGCCGGACTCGCGGTTCAGATGCGCGACGATCACCCGGACTACCCGGCGCTCCTCCTCGGCAACCACATTCTGGGCGGCGGCATGAACTCCCGGCTGTTCAGCAGGATCCGGGGAGAGGAAGGCCTGTCGTACGGCGTGAGTTCCAACTACGGTGCGCCCCCGATCGATGACGCCGCGCAGTTCCTGGCGTTCGCGATCTTCGCGCCGGAGAACGCCGACAGGGTAGTCGCCTCGTTCGAGGACGTTCTCGAGACCACCCTCGCGGACGGTTTCTCGCCCGAAGAGTTCGAGACCGCGAAGCGCGGCTACCTGGACCAGCAGCAGAACGGCCGCGCGAACGACGCGGTCATCGCGAACATGCTGTCGAACAGCTTGTTCCTGGACCGTCCGCTCTTCTTCACCGCGGAGCAGGAGACCGCGATCGAAGCGCTGACGGCGGGCGATGTCGTGGCCGCGATGCGGCGCCATATCGACCCGGCGAAGCTTACGATCATCCGCGGCGGCGACTTCGCCAACAAGCTCGTTCCCTAG
- a CDS encoding sigma-70 family RNA polymerase sigma factor → MEERDLIACAKAGERSAMGELYELHARRVYTVIRRLVGDDHLAEDLSQEAWIRAFEKLHLFRGDAAFGTWLYRLATNVALNRLRRSSKRRPVEAAAELPRVARAHDDVIVTRRVLTRALDQLPPGYRRVLVLHDVEGWTHNDIAEALGCSPGTSKSQLHKARARMRKLIAPEDSGNGGARGEARL, encoded by the coding sequence GTGGAAGAACGCGACCTGATCGCCTGCGCCAAAGCGGGAGAGCGATCCGCGATGGGGGAGTTGTACGAACTCCACGCGCGGCGCGTCTACACCGTGATTCGCCGCCTCGTGGGCGACGATCACCTCGCGGAGGACCTCTCCCAGGAAGCGTGGATCCGTGCGTTCGAGAAGCTCCACCTCTTCCGGGGCGATGCGGCCTTCGGCACGTGGCTCTACCGGTTGGCGACGAACGTGGCGCTCAACCGCCTGCGCCGATCGTCGAAACGGCGTCCGGTGGAAGCCGCCGCCGAGCTTCCCCGCGTCGCGCGGGCGCACGACGACGTGATCGTGACGCGTCGGGTCCTGACCCGGGCGCTGGACCAATTGCCGCCGGGGTACCGGAGGGTCCTCGTGCTGCACGACGTGGAAGGCTGGACGCACAACGACATCGCCGAGGCTCTGGGGTGTTCGCCCGGCACGTCGAAATCGCAGTTGCACAAGGCGCGGGCGCGCATGCGGAAGCTCATCGCTCCGGAAGATTCCGGGAACGGCGGTGCGCGGGGCGAAGCGCGCCTCTGA
- a CDS encoding phosphatase PAP2 family protein, with product MIRGRSGGLLPVDRVAIGYFGCTGLVSLAFGGLPGAGIAAAHAVAVFGITRLAAWHPRAGLAAIARAAYAVLLTPVLYAELSVLNRFFTQRYFDATVQAWDAAVFGGQPSIDLSAWLPWLPFSEVLHLGYFAYYAIIPAAILGVFATRGTRAMQRTALAVAAAFFASYLIFMFFPVAGPRYEFAQIGGEIGEGTLFGIVHGILEAGSSKGTAFPSSHIAASLAGVVAAGREDRRWFWLLLIPELALTAGTVYGRFHYATDALAGILLGLLVCAVLRAAGAGANGARAAEGGQPAG from the coding sequence GTGATCCGCGGCCGAAGCGGAGGGCTCCTGCCCGTCGACCGCGTCGCCATCGGCTACTTCGGTTGCACGGGTCTCGTTTCCCTGGCGTTCGGCGGCCTGCCCGGCGCCGGCATCGCGGCGGCCCACGCGGTCGCCGTCTTCGGGATCACGCGGCTCGCGGCCTGGCACCCGCGCGCCGGCCTCGCCGCGATCGCACGGGCGGCGTACGCCGTGCTCCTGACGCCCGTCCTGTATGCGGAACTCTCGGTCCTCAACCGCTTCTTCACGCAACGGTACTTCGACGCGACGGTGCAGGCGTGGGATGCCGCCGTGTTCGGTGGGCAGCCTAGCATCGACCTCAGCGCGTGGCTCCCCTGGCTCCCCTTCTCCGAGGTGTTGCATCTGGGCTACTTCGCCTACTACGCCATCATTCCCGCCGCGATCCTGGGCGTGTTCGCGACGCGGGGGACCCGGGCCATGCAGCGCACCGCCCTCGCCGTGGCCGCCGCCTTCTTCGCCTCCTATCTCATCTTCATGTTCTTCCCGGTTGCCGGCCCCCGATACGAGTTCGCACAGATCGGGGGCGAGATCGGCGAGGGCACGCTGTTCGGGATCGTGCACGGGATCCTGGAGGCCGGATCGTCGAAGGGCACGGCCTTCCCCAGTTCCCACATCGCCGCCTCCCTGGCCGGGGTCGTAGCGGCCGGGCGCGAGGATCGGCGCTGGTTCTGGCTCCTCCTCATCCCGGAACTCGCGTTGACTGCGGGGACGGTGTACGGTCGCTTCCACTACGCGACCGACGCCCTCGCGGGCATCCTGCTCGGGCTGCTGGTCTGCGCCGTACTGCGAGCAGCCGGCGCCGGGGCGAACGGCGCCCGGGCAGCCGAAGGCGGGCAACCCGCGGGCTGA
- a CDS encoding PDZ domain-containing protein: MTRLFRRPPRTPLASALALAALPFAALVGAAQEAGTAESAGWLGVRVDERYNCGWETSEDWKNCTLILRIREMQEGGPAERAGLLAGDRLAAMDGVELTLANLPETLASIRPSVPVRLEVTRDGGRYTFEVIPDVRPPDADDVPMVGRRTVVATTGNPQRNMFVLWLTDPTERDRPGFALTVRDTEDIGVAVEPSAVRVVDGRLNILPVRDRPASELPEVRREVLSDLQRESESAYRDFTIALERVGAVRARLSPTEFRRRAIRIAQLALTETELAVRFHRTFAGAEFEPVRNYSDRPGLDGLLVLRVAGGTVTDRLGLGPGDLLVRAGDRPIRDLDDLVAALESDREQGLGVVWVRGGEEMSGVWPRR; the protein is encoded by the coding sequence GTGACCCGGCTCTTCCGGCGGCCCCCGCGCACGCCGCTGGCCTCGGCTCTGGCTCTGGCCGCCCTGCCGTTCGCCGCCCTCGTCGGCGCCGCGCAGGAAGCCGGGACGGCGGAATCCGCCGGCTGGCTCGGCGTGCGGGTCGACGAACGCTACAACTGCGGCTGGGAGACGTCGGAAGACTGGAAAAACTGTACGCTCATCCTCCGGATTCGCGAGATGCAGGAGGGTGGGCCGGCGGAGCGCGCGGGGCTCCTTGCGGGCGATCGACTCGCGGCGATGGACGGCGTGGAGCTCACCCTCGCCAACCTGCCCGAGACACTCGCATCCATCCGACCGAGCGTTCCTGTTCGTCTGGAAGTGACTCGAGACGGAGGGCGCTACACCTTCGAAGTCATTCCCGATGTCCGGCCGCCGGATGCGGATGACGTTCCGATGGTGGGCCGCCGGACGGTCGTGGCGACGACCGGGAACCCGCAGCGGAACATGTTCGTCCTCTGGCTGACGGATCCGACCGAGCGGGATCGTCCAGGCTTCGCTCTCACCGTCCGCGATACGGAGGATATCGGGGTCGCCGTGGAGCCTTCCGCCGTGCGGGTCGTCGACGGTCGACTCAACATACTTCCGGTGCGCGACCGACCGGCCTCGGAGTTGCCGGAGGTCCGCCGGGAAGTGCTGAGCGATCTGCAGCGGGAATCGGAGTCGGCGTATCGCGACTTCACGATCGCGCTGGAGCGTGTCGGGGCCGTACGGGCCCGCCTGTCACCGACGGAGTTCCGGCGCCGCGCGATTCGCATCGCTCAACTGGCATTGACGGAAACCGAACTTGCCGTCCGCTTCCACCGCACGTTCGCGGGGGCCGAGTTCGAGCCTGTGCGCAACTATTCCGACCGGCCCGGCCTCGACGGTCTCCTCGTGCTCAGGGTCGCCGGGGGGACGGTCACCGATCGGCTCGGGCTCGGGCCGGGAGATCTCCTCGTGCGAGCGGGCGACCGTCCGATACGCGACCTGGACGACCTCGTCGCCGCGCTGGAATCGGACCGGGAACAAGGTCTCGGCGTGGTGTGGGTTCGGGGAGGTGAAGAGATGAGCGGAGTCTGGCCCCGGCGTTGA
- the icd gene encoding NADP-dependent isocitrate dehydrogenase, giving the protein MSDASPAYDTLRTPSGGNTIRMAGGRLDVPDRPIIPFIEGDGIGPDIWRAASAVLEAAVEKAYGDGRRIAWFEVLAGQKAFDRTGDWLPEDTLRAVRHHRVAIKGPLTTPVGGGIRSLNVALRQQLDLFACVRPVRWFDGVPSPVRQPDLVDMTIFRENTEDIYAGIEWEAGTEEARRLRAFLSDEMGVSTIRFPETSSFGVKPISREGTQRLVRAAIRYARDRGRGSVTLVHKGNIMKFTEGGFRDWGYELAKDEFGAREFGGGPWCRTSDGIVVKDVIADAFLQQILTRPAEYDVIATMNLNGDYISDALAAQVGGIGIAPGANINYETGHAIFEATHGTAPKYAGQDKVNPGSVILSGEMMLRHIGWNEAADLIVSSLSATISEKRVTYDFERLMEGATLLRCSEFGQAMIDNM; this is encoded by the coding sequence ATGTCCGACGCGTCTCCTGCATACGACACCCTGCGCACGCCCTCCGGCGGGAACACCATCCGCATGGCCGGCGGCCGCCTCGACGTGCCCGACCGTCCGATCATTCCCTTCATCGAAGGAGATGGGATCGGTCCCGATATCTGGCGCGCCGCAAGCGCGGTTCTCGAAGCGGCCGTCGAAAAGGCCTACGGTGACGGGCGGCGGATCGCGTGGTTCGAGGTGCTCGCCGGTCAGAAGGCGTTCGATCGCACCGGGGACTGGCTCCCCGAGGACACGCTCCGCGCCGTCCGGCATCACCGGGTCGCGATCAAGGGGCCCCTCACGACGCCCGTGGGTGGCGGGATCCGGTCGCTCAACGTGGCGCTGCGCCAGCAACTCGACCTGTTCGCGTGCGTCCGCCCGGTACGCTGGTTCGACGGCGTCCCGTCGCCGGTTCGCCAGCCGGACCTCGTCGACATGACGATCTTCCGCGAGAACACCGAGGACATCTACGCCGGCATCGAATGGGAGGCCGGGACCGAGGAGGCCCGCCGTCTGCGCGCCTTCCTGAGCGACGAGATGGGCGTCTCGACGATCCGTTTTCCGGAGACCAGTTCCTTCGGGGTGAAGCCGATCTCGCGGGAAGGGACCCAGCGACTCGTCCGCGCCGCGATCCGATACGCCAGGGACCGGGGGCGCGGGAGCGTCACGCTGGTCCACAAGGGGAACATCATGAAGTTCACCGAGGGCGGGTTCCGCGACTGGGGCTACGAACTCGCGAAGGACGAGTTCGGGGCGCGGGAATTCGGCGGCGGCCCCTGGTGCAGGACCTCGGACGGCATCGTCGTCAAGGATGTGATCGCCGACGCGTTCCTTCAGCAGATCCTCACGCGGCCCGCCGAGTACGACGTGATCGCGACCATGAATCTGAACGGGGACTACATCTCGGACGCGCTCGCGGCGCAGGTGGGCGGGATCGGCATCGCCCCCGGGGCGAACATCAACTACGAGACAGGCCACGCGATCTTCGAGGCCACGCACGGTACCGCGCCGAAGTACGCCGGACAGGACAAGGTGAACCCGGGATCCGTCATCCTGTCCGGGGAGATGATGCTGCGGCATATCGGGTGGAACGAAGCCGCCGACCTTATTGTATCCTCCCTGAGCGCAACCATAAGCGAGAAGCGCGTGACGTACGACTTCGAGCGCCTGATGGAAGGAGCGACGCTCCTCAGGTGCAGCGAGTTCGGTCAGGCCATGATCGACAACATGTGA